The following are encoded in a window of Chryseobacterium sp. genomic DNA:
- a CDS encoding FAD-dependent oxidoreductase, translating to MKRDGHNESLWVNGLYIHENSPAENNHYDVVIVGAGITGLTLATELQQRGKNCLVLEQHNIGFGTTGGTTAHINNFLDESYDRIISKFGEARAQTVADNAGRVSATIKENIDRFGIECEYEECSFYLFSAEKKQDRQLDQIAKAHDALEIPTSEVDEIPFSVSFRKALEIKGQAQFHPLKYIAGLAKVFEGMGGTLLTGVHVSQHTAEDGSVKVLTNAGTFTAADLVWATHIPPGINRFNALCAPYRSYALAAKLPYEVSSFAQAADLYDPYHYMRYHKIGHDFYLIVGGFDHKTGHEADTQKPMEDLIAYTKEHFRVTEISKTWSSQFYAPSDGLPYIGKMPGTDHEYVATGYNGNGMTWGTLAGNILADLVMEKENELADIVSPSRIEIAASAKEFVKENVDAVFHLIKDQFSSDKKAELDSIEKGDGHIIDYNGKKVAAYRDELGALTLLDAHCPHMGCVVKFNKTEKSWDCPCHGSRFGTDGTVLTIPAQENLKQL from the coding sequence ATGAAAAGAGACGGTCATAACGAAAGCCTTTGGGTGAATGGGCTCTACATCCACGAAAATTCACCTGCAGAAAATAATCATTATGATGTTGTGATTGTTGGTGCCGGAATCACCGGACTAACGCTGGCAACCGAACTTCAGCAGCGGGGCAAAAACTGCCTGGTACTTGAGCAGCATAATATTGGCTTCGGAACTACGGGTGGCACCACGGCACATATCAATAATTTCCTGGATGAATCCTATGACCGTATCATCAGCAAATTTGGTGAAGCCCGTGCCCAGACTGTGGCAGATAATGCCGGCCGTGTATCCGCAACTATAAAAGAAAACATTGACCGGTTCGGTATTGAGTGCGAATATGAGGAGTGCAGTTTCTATCTTTTCAGTGCCGAAAAAAAACAGGACCGTCAGCTGGATCAGATTGCTAAAGCGCATGATGCCTTAGAAATCCCAACCAGTGAAGTAGATGAGATTCCGTTCAGTGTGTCTTTCCGGAAAGCGCTTGAAATTAAAGGGCAGGCACAGTTTCACCCGTTAAAATATATCGCCGGGCTTGCAAAGGTTTTTGAGGGAATGGGAGGTACGTTACTTACCGGTGTTCACGTCAGTCAACACACTGCGGAGGACGGCTCCGTAAAGGTGCTGACCAATGCAGGAACCTTTACAGCTGCGGATTTGGTTTGGGCTACACATATACCACCCGGAATTAACCGCTTCAATGCACTTTGTGCACCATACAGAAGCTATGCACTTGCAGCTAAACTGCCTTATGAGGTGTCATCTTTTGCCCAGGCGGCTGATCTTTATGATCCTTATCATTATATGCGGTATCACAAAATCGGGCATGATTTCTATTTGATTGTCGGAGGTTTCGACCACAAGACAGGACATGAAGCCGATACTCAAAAACCTATGGAAGATCTTATTGCGTATACCAAAGAGCACTTCCGGGTAACCGAGATTTCCAAAACCTGGTCATCTCAATTTTATGCACCCTCGGACGGGTTGCCCTATATAGGGAAGATGCCGGGCACCGACCATGAATATGTGGCCACCGGTTATAATGGAAATGGTATGACCTGGGGAACGCTGGCGGGTAACATTCTCGCTGACTTGGTCATGGAGAAAGAAAATGAACTCGCGGATATTGTTTCGCCATCCCGCATTGAAATCGCAGCAAGTGCGAAGGAATTTGTTAAGGAAAACGTGGATGCTGTATTCCACCTTATCAAAGATCAGTTCAGCAGCGATAAAAAAGCCGAACTGGATAGCATTGAGAAAGGGGATGGCCATATAATAGATTATAACGGTAAGAAAGTAGCTGCCTACCGTGATGAACTGGGTGCTCTTACCCTTCTTGATGCACATTGTCCGCACATGGGTTGTGTGGTGAAGTTTAACAAAACGGAAAAGAGTTGGGACTGTCCGTGTCACGGATCACGCTTCGGAACTGATGGTACAGTCTTAACAATTCCTGCTCAGGAAAATTTGAAACAACTATAA
- a CDS encoding CinA family protein codes for MENDLFDNKNLAQLADHMLKNKLTLAVAESCTAGLIQNVISQADNAMGFFQGGITAYNSAQKAIHLQVNPIAAEACNAVSKEIAEQMALAVASGFNAELGAAITGYARTVPEEGIDSCFAYIAIATRGKVVLSKKITGKSGEDLAENQKIYTKKMLDHLYSVVRKG; via the coding sequence ATGGAAAACGACCTCTTTGACAACAAGAATCTTGCCCAACTTGCTGATCATATGTTAAAAAACAAGTTAACACTGGCAGTAGCAGAAAGCTGTACCGCAGGTCTTATCCAGAATGTTATTTCGCAGGCAGACAATGCCATGGGATTTTTTCAGGGCGGTATCACAGCCTACAACAGCGCTCAGAAAGCGATACATCTGCAGGTTAATCCAATAGCTGCTGAGGCATGTAACGCCGTTTCCAAAGAGATAGCAGAGCAGATGGCGCTCGCGGTGGCGTCCGGATTCAATGCAGAACTGGGTGCAGCCATTACCGGCTACGCACGCACAGTACCGGAAGAAGGCATTGATTCATGTTTTGCCTATATCGCCATTGCAACCCGTGGGAAGGTGGTGCTCTCCAAAAAAATTACGGGTAAGTCCGGGGAAGATCTGGCAGAAAATCAAAAAATATATACTAAAAAGATGCTTGATCATTTATATTCAGTAGTTAG